The Streptomyces sp. ICC1 DNA window GGAAGGGTTGCCGTTATTACCGGCGGGTAGCATCATTACGTTACCGATTGGTATGCACGAAGAACCACTCTCACCGAGCCTTAACGGAGCCGTCGCCATGGGGCACTACAAGTCGAATCTCCGCGACATCGAGTTCAACCTCTTCGAGGTGCTCGGGCGCGACAAGCTGTACGGCACCGGACCGTTCGGTGAGATGGACACCGAGACCGCCAAGACCATCCTCAGCGAGATCACCAAGCTCTCCGAGAACGAGCTGGCCGCCTCCTTCGAGGACGCGGACCGCAACCCGCCGGTCTTCGACCCCACCACGAACACCGCGCCCGTCCCGGCGTCCTTCAAGAAGAGCTACAAGGCCTTCATGGACTCCGAGTACTGGCGCCTGGGCCTGCCCGAGGAGATCGGCGGCACCACCTCGCCCCGCTCGCTCATCTGGGCCTTCGCCGAGACGATCCTGGGTGCGAACCCGGCCGTCTGGATGTACTCCTCCGGCCCGGCGTTCGCCGGCGTCCTCTTCGAAGAGGGCAACGAGGTACAGAAGAAGATCGCCGCGCTCGCGGTCGAGAAGCGCTGGGGCTCCACCATGGTCCTCACCGAGCCGGACGCCGGCTCGGACGTCGGCGCCGGCCGCACCAAGGCGGTCGAGCAGGCGGACGGCTCCTGGCACATCGAGGGCGTCAAGCGCTTCATCACGTCCGGTGAGCACGACATGGAGGAGAACATCCTCCACTACGTCCTCGCGCGCCCCGAGGGCCACGGCCCGGGCACGAAGGGCCTGTCCCTCTTCCTGGTCCCGAAGTTCCACTTCGACTGGGAGACCGGCGAGCTGGGCGAGCGCAACGGCGTCTACGCGACGAACGTCGAGCACAAGATGGGCCTCAAGGCCTCCAACACGTGCGAGATGACCTTCGGCGACCAGCACCCCGCCAAGGGCTGGCTGATCGGTGACAAGCACGACGGCATCCGCCAGATGTTCATGATCATCGAGTTCGCCCGGATGATGGTCGGCACGAAGGCCATCGCGACCCTGTCGACCGGCTACCTGAACGCGCTGGAGTACGCCAAGGAGCGCGTGCAGGGCCCGGACCTGGCCGAGTTCATGGACAAGGCGGCCCCCAAGGTCACCATCACGCACCACCCCGACGTGCGCCGCTCGCTCATGACGCAGAAGGCGTACGCCGAGGGCATGCGCGCCCTGGTCCTGTACACCGCGTCCATCCAGGACGAGATCCAGGTCAAGCAGGCCGCCGGCGAGGACACCAAGTCCCTCGTGGGTCTGAACGACCTGCTCCTGCCGATCGTGAAGGGCTACGGCTCCGAGAAGTCCTACGAGCAGCTCGCGCAGTCGCTCCAGACCTTCGGCGGTTCCGGTTACCTGCAGGAATACCCGATCGAGCAGTACATCCGCGACGCCAAGATCGACACCCTCTACGAGGGCACCACGGCCATCCAGGGCCAGGACTTCTTCTTCCGGAAGATCGTCCGCGACCAGGGCGCCGCCCTGAACGTCCTCTCCGAGACGTTCAAGAAGTTCCTGGCCGAGGGCCCCGGCGGCGAGGACCTCGCCCCGGCCCGCGACGCGCTCGCCAAGGCGGCCGTCGACCTGGAGGCCATCGTCGGCCAGATGATCGTCGACCTCACCGCCACCGGCGAGGACGTCAAGAACATCTACAAGGTCGGCCAGAACACCACCCGCCTGCTCATGGCCTCCGGTGACGTGGTCGTCGGCTACCTGCTCCTCAAGGGCGCGGCCGTGGCCGCCGAGAAGCTGCCGACCGCCTCCCCCAAGGACGTGCCGTTCTACACCGGCAAGATCGCGGCGGCGAAGTTCTTCGCCGCCCAGGTCCTGCCCGGCGTCTCGGTCGCCCGCGCGCTCGCCGAGAGCGTCGACAACACCCTGATGGAGCTCGACGAGGCCGCCTTCTAGGCCCCGTCCTCCCCATCCCACAGCTGTACGCGGTGTACGTACGCGCCGACGGCCGGGTCCTCCGCACGGGGGCCCGGCCGTCGGCGTGCGCCGGGGCGGGCGCGGTCAAGGGGCGCTCCGACGGCCACCGAGGGGCCCCGTACCGCCTGTGGGCTGCGGGGTTCCCGGGTTGTCGGTGCTTCGTGGGACGCTCGGGGGTATGAGTCCACAGGAGCAGCAGCGCGGCAGCAGGGGGTACTCCGTCCCGACGGGGCGGCCCTATGCCCTCAAGGAGCTGCAGTCCGCCGTGGGCAGCCTCGGCGACCACCTCAAAGAGCTCTACGACGGTGCCCACCCCACCGAGTACGAGTCCGTCGCCGACGCCCTCTACACCGCCTTCCAGACCGCCTCCGGGCTCGCGCCCGCCAAGAGCTACACCGGCTGTCCGGAGCACCCCAACGGCGCGCTGGACCCCGAGGCGCCCGAGGGCTGGGGCCGCTGCCTCATCTGCAACGACCGGCGGCGCCTGGGCATGCGCGCCCAGGGCGCCCGGGCGGCCGCCGCCGCCCCGCCCGCCGGGGAGCAGCGCCGGCTGGGCTACCCCGTGCCCGACCCCCCGTACACGCTCCAGGCGCTGCGCGAGCGCCTGCGCGCGGTCGAGGACCGGCGCTTCCACCTGAGCCTGGGATCGCCGCCCGAGGACTTCGTCGCGATGGCCGACGACCTGCACCGCGCCTTCATCGTGGCCCGCGAACTGTCCCGGCCGCGCAACGCCTCCGGCTGCTCCGAGCACCCCGGTGCGCCCATCGATCCCGACGCACCACCGGGTGAGGCCTGTATCTTCTGCGCCGGACGCAAAAGACGCGCACAGCGCTCCGCGCAGACCCCGGAGATGCTCCCGCGCATCCGCCGGGGCGAGCGCAGACAGCTGCAGCGCCGCTTCGAGCGTCCGCCGGGCTGACAAGCGGCCTCGGGGAAGTGCGGCGCGGAGACGTGCCCCTCTTCCCCGGGGCCGCTCGGCCCCGGGGTCCGGGCCACACCCCTCCCGTTCCCCTTCCTCCGGCCATCCGCCGCAGTCCGGCCATGACGAACACGACCGTCGTTAAGGTGAACCACATGAGCTCTCCCGCCGCCCGCTTCGACCGCGGCCACACCGACGACCTGATGACCTTCCTGACGGCGAGTCCGTCGCAGTACCACGCCGTGGCCAACGCGGCCGAGCGGCTGGAGAAGGCCGGATTCAGGCAGTTGGCCGAGACGGACGCCTGGGACGCGAGCACCGGGGGCAAGTTCGTACTCCGCGGCGGCGCGATCATCGCCTGGTACGTGCCCGAAGGCGCTGCCCCGCACACCCCGTTCCGGATCGTCGGCGCGCACACCGACTCCCCCAACCTCCGCGTCAAGCCGCTGCCCGACACCGGCTCGCAGGGCTGGCGGCAGATCGCCGTGGAGATCTACGGCGGCACCCTGCTCAACACCTGGCTCGACCGGGACCTGGGCCTGGCCGGGCGGTTGACCCTGCACGACGGGACCGACCGGCTCGTCAACATCGACCGCGCGCTGATGCGCGTGCCCCAACTCGCCGTCCACCTGGACCGGTCGGTGAACACCGACGGGCTCAAGCTCGACAAGCAGCGCCACATGCAGCCGATCTGGGGCCTGGGCGATGTCCACGAGGGCGACCTGATCGCCTTCCTGGAGGACGAGGAAGAACTGGAGCGCGGCTCCGTCGCCGGCTGGGACCTGATGGTCCACTCGATCGAGCCGCCCGCCTACCTGGGCCGCGACCGCGAGCTGCTGGCCGGCCCGCGCATGGACAACCTGCTGTCCGTGCACGCGGGCGTCGTCGCGCTGGCGGCGGCCTCGGCCGCCGAGAAGCTCGACCACATCCCCGTACTGGCCGCCTTCGACCACGAGGAGAACGGCTCGCAGTCGGACACCGGCGCGGACGGGCCGCTGCTGGGCAACGTGCTGGAACGTTCAGTCTTCTCGCGCGGCGGCACCTACGAGGACCGCGCGCGGGCCTTCGCCGGTGCCATCTGCCTCTCCTCGGACACCGGCCACGCCGTGCACCCCAACTACGCGGAGCGGCACGACCCCTCGCACCACCCGCGCGCCAACGGCGGCCCGATCCTCAAGGTCAACGTCAACCAGCGGTACGCGACGGACGGCAGCGGGCGGGCGGTGTTCGTGAACGCCTGCGAGCGGGCCGGCGTGCCGTGGCAGACCTTCGTCTCCAACAACTCGATGCCGTGCGGCACGACGATCGGCCCGATCACCGCCGCCCGCCACGGCATCCAGACCGTGGACATCGGCGTGGCCATCCTGTCGATGCACAGCGCCCGCGAACTGTGCGGCGCGGACGACCCGTACCTCCTGGCCAACACGATGGTGGCGTTCCTGGAGAGTTAGGCCGTCCGCGCGGCCGGCTGCGGCCGGGGCTCAGTCGTCCATGCCGGCGAGGACGAGGGGGAGCCGGGCGACACCCTGCGGGGTGATCCGTACCGGCACCCCCCAGTCCTGCTGGTGGACGTGGCAGGCGGGGTACTCGTTCTCCGGGTCGTCGTCGCAGGACGCGGCCATCGCGGAGACGTGCAGGACCCCCTCGGTGACGTCGGGGTTCAGCGCGAGCTCCCGGAACAGGTCGGTCCCGGCCCCGTCCCCGGCCGCCAGCAGTCCGGGCGGGGTCGAGGAGACCAGCAGCCGGGTCGAGGGCCCGTAGCGGGTGTCGAGCTTCTGCCCGGACGGCGCCCGGAAGACGATGTCGAGGCGGAGCGTGCCGGGGGCCACCTCGGTGGCGGCCCGCTGCGTGCGGTGGGCGACCGCGTCCACCCGTACGGCTTCCTCGGGGAGCCGCAGCCGGGTCAGCCGGTGCCGGGCGGACTCGACGACGACGATGTCGTCCCCGACGAGCACGGCGTCGCTGGGCTCGCGCAGGTCGGTGGCGAGGGTGGTCACCTGCCCGGTGGCGGGGTCGTAGCGCCGCAGGGCGTGGTTGTACGTGTCGCACACCGCGACCGAGCCGTCGGGCAGCGCGGTGACCCCCAGCGGGTGCTGGAGCAGCGCCTGGGCGGCGTCGCCGTCGCGGTGGCCGAAGTCGAAGAGGCCGGACCCGACGGCGGTGGTGATCGCGTAGCCCCCGTCGACGGGGTGGACGTACCGGACCGAACTGGTCTCGGAGTCGGCGATCCACAGCCGGTTCTGCGTGGCCGCGAGCCCGGACGGCTGGGCGAACCAGGCCCCGGCGGCCGGCCCGTCGTGCAGCCCCTCGTTGGTCGTCCCGGCGGCGAGCTCCACGGTCCCCGCCTCCGGGTCCCACGTCCACAGCTGGTGGACGCCCGCCATGGCGATCCACACCTTGCCCCGCCACCAGGCCACGTCCCACGGCGAGGACAGGTCCACCCCAAGGGCCGGCCCGGAGGTCGGTGACCCCTGCCACCACTGGCGGCCGGTCCCGGCGACGGTCTCCACGGCCCCGGTCGCGGGGTCGAAGCGGCGCAGCGCGTGATTGACGGTGTCGGCGACGACCACGGTCCCGTCGGGCAGCAGGGCGAGCCCCTGCGGCTCGCTGAAGCTCTCGGCGGTGAACCCGCGCACGCCGCTGCCGACGCGCCGTACGACGCTCTCCCCGTCGGCGGCCAGCTCCACCAGCTGGTGGCGCGTCGTATCGGAGACGAGCAGGTTCCCGGAGGGCAGCACGAGCGCCTTCCCGGGGAACCGCAGGTCCCCCGCGACCGGCTCGGGCGCCACGTACGGCCCGTCCCCGCGCCGCAGCGTCCCCTTGGCCCCGTGCTCGGCCTCCAGCTCCTCGACGAGCCGCTCGATGGCGTGCGCGTGGCCCTCGCCGGCGTGCTGCGCGACGACGTACCCCTCGGGGTCGATGACGACGAGCGTCGGCCAGGCGCGGACGGCGTACTGCTTCCAGGTGGCGAGCTCGGGATCGTCGAGCACCGGGTGGTGCACCCCGTACCGCTCGACGGCGTCGACGACGGCGGAGTGCTCGGCCTCGTGCACGAACTTCGGCGAGTGCACGCCGATGATCACGACGGTGTCCCGGTGCTTCTCCTCCAGCTCCCGCAACTCGTCGAGGACGTGCAGGCAGTTCACACAGCAGAAGGTCCAGAAATCTACAACAACGCACTTACCTCGCAGGTCGGCGAGGGTGAGCTCTTTACCACCGGTGTTCAGCCAGCCGCCCTTGCCGATCAGCTCGGGGGCACGGACACGGGCACGTCGGCGGGGCGCGGGCGCGGGGGTGAGCGCCGGGGCAGCATCGTTCATCCTTCAAGCTTGCCATCCACCTGTGAACGCAGGATCACGCCCGTACGAAACGCCTGCTCAGGGCATACGCTCCACCACGGCTGGCAGTCCGGGGGACCAGAGGTAACCGGGCGAGAGCGTCATTCCGTCATTTCGTCACTCCTGTCCGCTGCGCGCTTGCCGTGGTCAGGTAGGAGTGTCGGTTCCCGCCGGCTCTGCCCAATGGATCTGGATGCGTTGCTCGGGGATGATGCGCTGCCCGCGCACTCCCTTGTTCACCTCAACGCGGTCTATGGCGAGCGACAGCCGTTCGCGCCGGTCCTCGTTCGTCGCGTCCGTCCATGCCTCGCGCAGAGTGACGCCATCGAGCATCGGAGACACGTCCACGGACGGCATGGGGAGCCTGTGGAGATCGCCGCGGAGGCCGTCGACACGTCCCCTCAGGCGCTCTGAAAGCCGGTTGTAGCGTTCCACGGCTGCCGCGCCACTGAACTCACCACGCACGTAGCGTGCATCCTCCAGATCAGCCAGACGGGCTCCTCGTCCTGGATCTCCGCGGTGAGCGCATCTCGTTTCGCGAAGAACCGCGCAGTAGACAAGTCCTGTGAGCAGCGCCGTCCCCTCGGGCTTCGGGCGCCGCTTTCCCGCGTGCACGAACGTTCTGGATTCCAGCGTTCGGATGATCCGTTCGCGCTCTCCGACCGTGATGATCCCCTCGCCGATCTCAATCGTGTCGAGTGTCTCGGGATCTCGGTACGGAAAGACCCTGCCCGTGTACTTCCGCTCGCCGTCGTCCGTCTCAACGGTCTCGGTCTCCGGCATCAGACCAGCGAAGGCCGGTGAACGCAGGAGCTGCATGATGCTGGCCGCGTTCCACTGCCCGCCCCTGGGCGAGAGGATCTCGTACTCGTTGA harbors:
- a CDS encoding acyl-CoA dehydrogenase — protein: MGHYKSNLRDIEFNLFEVLGRDKLYGTGPFGEMDTETAKTILSEITKLSENELAASFEDADRNPPVFDPTTNTAPVPASFKKSYKAFMDSEYWRLGLPEEIGGTTSPRSLIWAFAETILGANPAVWMYSSGPAFAGVLFEEGNEVQKKIAALAVEKRWGSTMVLTEPDAGSDVGAGRTKAVEQADGSWHIEGVKRFITSGEHDMEENILHYVLARPEGHGPGTKGLSLFLVPKFHFDWETGELGERNGVYATNVEHKMGLKASNTCEMTFGDQHPAKGWLIGDKHDGIRQMFMIIEFARMMVGTKAIATLSTGYLNALEYAKERVQGPDLAEFMDKAAPKVTITHHPDVRRSLMTQKAYAEGMRALVLYTASIQDEIQVKQAAGEDTKSLVGLNDLLLPIVKGYGSEKSYEQLAQSLQTFGGSGYLQEYPIEQYIRDAKIDTLYEGTTAIQGQDFFFRKIVRDQGAALNVLSETFKKFLAEGPGGEDLAPARDALAKAAVDLEAIVGQMIVDLTATGEDVKNIYKVGQNTTRLLMASGDVVVGYLLLKGAAVAAEKLPTASPKDVPFYTGKIAAAKFFAAQVLPGVSVARALAESVDNTLMELDEAAF
- a CDS encoding M18 family aminopeptidase, with amino-acid sequence MSSPAARFDRGHTDDLMTFLTASPSQYHAVANAAERLEKAGFRQLAETDAWDASTGGKFVLRGGAIIAWYVPEGAAPHTPFRIVGAHTDSPNLRVKPLPDTGSQGWRQIAVEIYGGTLLNTWLDRDLGLAGRLTLHDGTDRLVNIDRALMRVPQLAVHLDRSVNTDGLKLDKQRHMQPIWGLGDVHEGDLIAFLEDEEELERGSVAGWDLMVHSIEPPAYLGRDRELLAGPRMDNLLSVHAGVVALAAASAAEKLDHIPVLAAFDHEENGSQSDTGADGPLLGNVLERSVFSRGGTYEDRARAFAGAICLSSDTGHAVHPNYAERHDPSHHPRANGGPILKVNVNQRYATDGSGRAVFVNACERAGVPWQTFVSNNSMPCGTTIGPITAARHGIQTVDIGVAILSMHSARELCGADDPYLLANTMVAFLES
- a CDS encoding NHL domain-containing thioredoxin family protein, which produces MNDAAPALTPAPAPRRRARVRAPELIGKGGWLNTGGKELTLADLRGKCVVVDFWTFCCVNCLHVLDELRELEEKHRDTVVIIGVHSPKFVHEAEHSAVVDAVERYGVHHPVLDDPELATWKQYAVRAWPTLVVIDPEGYVVAQHAGEGHAHAIERLVEELEAEHGAKGTLRRGDGPYVAPEPVAGDLRFPGKALVLPSGNLLVSDTTRHQLVELAADGESVVRRVGSGVRGFTAESFSEPQGLALLPDGTVVVADTVNHALRRFDPATGAVETVAGTGRQWWQGSPTSGPALGVDLSSPWDVAWWRGKVWIAMAGVHQLWTWDPEAGTVELAAGTTNEGLHDGPAAGAWFAQPSGLAATQNRLWIADSETSSVRYVHPVDGGYAITTAVGSGLFDFGHRDGDAAQALLQHPLGVTALPDGSVAVCDTYNHALRRYDPATGQVTTLATDLREPSDAVLVGDDIVVVESARHRLTRLRLPEEAVRVDAVAHRTQRAATEVAPGTLRLDIVFRAPSGQKLDTRYGPSTRLLVSSTPPGLLAAGDGAGTDLFRELALNPDVTEGVLHVSAMAASCDDDPENEYPACHVHQQDWGVPVRITPQGVARLPLVLAGMDD